A region of Thermus oshimai DSM 12092 DNA encodes the following proteins:
- a CDS encoding 2-oxoglutarate dehydrogenase E1 component: MELTLESQGYLEALYRAYLEDPFALPEEWRRYFSSLTLEDGRRREAPSPTLAPEEGAFLLKVARLVEAYRTQGHLAAQIDPLGRPRPRPRALSLEAHGLGPADLDRPLPPTFGAPTLRALLERLEAVYLGPVGIELAHVEPEEAEWLREALEAPWPKPDPETRRRLLEALLQASLFEEFLQKKYLGAKTFSAEGLESLIPLLKEAVLEAARLGVREVVLGMAHRGRLNVLAHVAGKPLERIFREFEEIFPEGYAGDVKYHLGFSSDQETPYGPVHVSLAFNPSHLEFVNPVTLGRLRAKQDRFGDRERKKGLAILVHGDSAFIGEGIVQETLNLSGLPGYRVGGTLHVVANNQLGFTTLPSEYTSGRYPTDIAKMIGAPIFHVNAEALDALWFILRLALAYRQRFGKDVVLDLVGYRRRGHNETDEPTFTQAPMYALIAKKPEPWKVYAEVLKGEGVVTEEALKAMREGYLERLEAEFARVKAEPGPVIPHGLSGIWKGYVGGPDRLVPEADTGVPKERLKDLLRRLTALPEGFRLHPKLKRFLEARLEMAEEKRPLDWATAEALAFASLAVEGHRVRLTGQDALRGTFTQRHAALFDYETGAPYLPLQHLEAGQAEVEIHNSPLSEAGVLGFEYGYSLDYPEGLILWEAQFGDFVNVAQVYIDQFLASAEAKWNRLSGLVLLLPHGLEGQGPEHSSARLERFLQLGAQDNLQVAYPTTPAQYFHLLRRQVKRPLRKPLIVMTPKGLLRHPEAVSPLEELASGRFQKVIGEKVKGARKVLLTSGKVYYELLAKRRELGAEDVAILRLELLYPFPEEELKEALSPYPKKTPVVYVQEEPVNQGAWWYLQARFCGEIFGHPFRVVARPESPSPAVGSSKVHKKEQEALLEEAFR; encoded by the coding sequence CCTCCCCCACCCTGGCGCCGGAGGAGGGGGCCTTCCTCCTAAAGGTGGCCCGCCTGGTGGAGGCCTACCGCACCCAGGGCCACCTGGCGGCCCAGATTGACCCCTTGGGGCGGCCCCGGCCCAGGCCCCGGGCCCTAAGCCTCGAGGCCCACGGCCTGGGCCCCGCCGACCTGGACCGCCCCCTCCCCCCCACCTTCGGCGCCCCCACCCTAAGGGCCCTTCTGGAGAGGCTGGAGGCGGTCTACCTGGGCCCCGTGGGCATAGAGCTCGCCCACGTGGAGCCCGAGGAGGCCGAGTGGCTCCGGGAGGCCCTGGAGGCCCCCTGGCCCAAGCCGGACCCCGAAACCCGGCGCCGCCTCCTGGAGGCCCTCCTCCAGGCCAGCCTCTTTGAGGAGTTCCTGCAGAAGAAGTACCTGGGGGCCAAGACCTTCAGCGCCGAGGGCCTGGAAAGCCTCATCCCCCTCCTCAAGGAAGCGGTCTTGGAGGCCGCCCGGCTTGGGGTGCGGGAGGTGGTCTTAGGGATGGCCCACCGGGGGCGGCTCAACGTCCTGGCCCACGTGGCGGGCAAGCCCCTGGAGCGCATCTTCCGCGAGTTTGAGGAGATCTTCCCCGAGGGCTACGCGGGGGACGTGAAGTACCACCTGGGCTTCTCCTCGGACCAGGAAACCCCCTACGGCCCGGTGCACGTCTCCCTGGCCTTCAACCCCAGCCACCTGGAGTTCGTGAACCCCGTGACCCTGGGAAGGCTTCGCGCCAAGCAGGACCGCTTCGGGGACCGGGAAAGGAAAAAGGGCCTCGCCATCCTGGTCCACGGGGACTCGGCCTTCATCGGGGAGGGGATCGTCCAGGAAACCCTCAACCTCTCCGGCCTGCCCGGCTACCGGGTGGGGGGGACCCTGCACGTGGTGGCCAACAACCAGCTGGGCTTCACCACCCTCCCCTCGGAGTACACCTCCGGCCGCTACCCCACGGACATCGCCAAGATGATCGGGGCCCCCATCTTCCACGTGAACGCCGAGGCCCTGGACGCCCTCTGGTTCATCCTCAGGCTGGCCCTGGCCTACCGCCAGCGCTTCGGCAAGGACGTGGTCCTGGACCTCGTGGGCTACCGCCGCCGGGGGCACAACGAGACGGACGAGCCCACCTTCACCCAGGCCCCCATGTACGCCCTCATCGCCAAAAAGCCCGAACCCTGGAAGGTCTACGCGGAGGTCCTTAAGGGTGAGGGGGTGGTCACGGAGGAGGCCCTAAAGGCCATGCGGGAAGGGTACCTGGAGCGCCTCGAGGCGGAGTTCGCCCGGGTCAAGGCCGAGCCCGGCCCCGTGATCCCCCACGGGCTTTCCGGCATCTGGAAGGGCTACGTAGGGGGGCCGGACCGCCTGGTGCCCGAGGCGGACACCGGGGTGCCCAAGGAAAGGCTGAAGGACCTCTTAAGGCGCCTCACCGCCCTGCCGGAGGGCTTCCGCCTGCACCCCAAGCTCAAGCGCTTCCTGGAGGCCCGCCTGGAGATGGCCGAGGAGAAGCGCCCCCTGGACTGGGCCACGGCGGAGGCCCTGGCCTTCGCCTCCTTGGCGGTGGAGGGGCACCGGGTGCGCCTCACGGGCCAGGACGCCCTAAGGGGCACCTTCACCCAGCGCCACGCCGCCCTCTTTGACTACGAGACCGGCGCCCCCTACCTCCCCCTCCAGCACCTAGAGGCGGGCCAGGCGGAGGTGGAGATCCACAACTCCCCCCTCTCCGAGGCCGGGGTCTTGGGCTTTGAGTACGGCTACAGCCTGGACTACCCCGAGGGCCTCATCCTCTGGGAGGCCCAGTTCGGGGACTTCGTCAACGTGGCCCAGGTGTACATAGACCAGTTCCTGGCCAGCGCGGAGGCCAAGTGGAACCGGCTTTCGGGGCTGGTGCTCCTCCTCCCCCACGGCCTCGAGGGCCAAGGCCCCGAGCACTCCTCCGCCCGCCTGGAGCGCTTCCTCCAGCTTGGGGCCCAGGACAACCTCCAGGTGGCCTACCCCACCACCCCCGCCCAGTACTTCCACCTCCTCCGCCGCCAGGTGAAGCGCCCCCTGCGCAAGCCCCTCATCGTCATGACCCCCAAGGGCCTCCTCCGCCACCCCGAGGCGGTCTCCCCCCTGGAGGAGCTCGCCTCGGGCCGCTTCCAGAAGGTCATCGGGGAGAAGGTGAAGGGGGCGCGGAAGGTCCTCCTCACCTCGGGCAAGGTCTACTACGAACTCCTCGCCAAGCGCCGGGAGCTTGGGGCGGAGGACGTGGCCATCCTCCGGCTGGAGCTCCTCTACCCCTTCCCGGAGGAGGAGCTTAAGGAAGCCCTTTCGCCCTACCCCAAGAAAACCCCCGTAGTCTATGTCCAGGAGGAGCCGGTAAACCAGGGGGCCTGGTGGTACCTCCAGGCCCGCTTCTGCGGGGAGATCTTCGGCCACCCCTTCCGCGTGGTGGCCCGGCCCGAGTCCCCAAGCCCCGCGGTGGGCTCCTCCAAGGTGCACAAGAAGGAGCAGGAAGCCCTCTTGGAAGAGGCCTTTAGGTAA